TCGTTCAAGGTTTTACGGGCAGCGAAGGTACATTCCATGCCGAGCAGATGATTGAATACGGCACCAATGTTGTCGGAGGGGTGACCCCGGGCAAAGGTGGACAGGAACATTTGGGAAAACCCGTCTTCAATACCGTTGCCGAGGCGGTTGCAGAGGTAGGTGCCGATGTGTCCATCATATTTGTGCCGCCAGCCTTTGCTGCCGATGCCATTATGGAAGCGGCCAATGCCGGTATCAAGGTGATCATCACCATTACCGAAGGCATTCCGGTTGCCGATATGGTCAAGGCCTATGATTATATTAAGAAGTTCGACTGTGTGCTTGTAGGGCCCAACTGTCCGGGTGTTATCACCCCGGGTGAGGCCAAAGTGGGTATAATGCCCGGATTTGTCTTCAAAAAAGGCAATGTCGGCATTGTCTCAAAATCAGGAACCCTTACCTACGAAGCGGCCGATCAGGTCGTACGCCAAGGTTTGGGAATCACCACGGCCATAGGCATTGGTGGGGATCCCATTATCGGTACCACCACCAAACAGGCGGTTGAAATGCTCATAAACGACCCCGAGACCGAATGTGTTGTCATGATTGGTGAGATTGGTGGGCAATTGGAGGCCGATGCGGCCAATTGGTACAAAGAGAGCGGCAGCAAAAAGCCGATTGTTGGATTTATTGCCGGAGAAACTGCTCCGGCAGGTAGAACCATGGGCCACGCAGGCGCTATCGTGGGTGGTAGTGATGATACCGCTCAGGCAAAGAAGAAGATTATGCGCGAATGTGGTATCCATGTTGTGGATTCTCCCGCAGATATCGGTCGAAAGGTCAAGGAAGTAATGGCTTGACATACCGTTAAAACTATTATAAATCCCGAGTGTATCGGGATTTTTTTGTGCCTTTCTGTTTTACAAAACTTATATTTGGGTATACCATCCATTAAACCAAAAGACATGAAACTACTTGAAGGAAAAAACGTGATTATAACCGGTGCCAGCCGTGGTATTGGCCGTGGTATCGCCAAGGTGTTTGCCGAACACGGGGCCAATGTGGCATTTACCTATAGCTCGAGTGAAGGGCCGGCAATTGAACTTCAGGATGAGCTTACAGCCCTTGGTGTAAAGGCGAAGGCGTACAAGAGCAATGCCGCCAGTTATGAAGAATCTGAAAAATTGGTTGCGCAGGTTTTGGAAGACTTCGGAAGCATAGACGTATTGATAAACAATGCAGGTATTACAAAAGACAACCTTTTGATGCGAATGGGCGAAGAAGATTTTGACACCGTTATCGAAGTCAACCTCAAATCTGTATTCAATATGACCAAGGCGGTACAGCGTACCATGCTTAAACAACGAAAGGGCTCCATTATCAACATTAGCAGTGTAGTGGGGGTAAAAGGCAATGCAGGCCAAGCAAATTATGCGGCCTCAAAGGCCGGGATGATAGGTTTTACCAAATCTATTGCCCTTGAACTGGGGTCTCGAAATATCAGGTGCAATGCCATTGCCCCGGGCTTTATCGAAACAGAAATGACCGACAAATTGGATGAAAAAACGGTTCAAGGCTGGCGCGATGCCATTCCGTTGAAACGTGGCGGCACCCCAGAAGACGTGGCTAATGCGTGTTTGTTCTTGGCCTCGGACTTATCGGCATATATAACGGGGCAGGTATTGAATGTTGATGGTGGAATGCTCACGTAATCAGTTAGGCCTATAAGGGGTCAGCATATGCAGACACAGACCATATTGTTGATAGTACTGGCAATAGCAATCTCTTTGGGGTTGGCCTATTGGCAGTATCTCTACAAAGCAAAATGGTCAAAACTCAAAGGCGGCCTCTTTTTTTTGAGATTTTTGGGATTGCTGACGGTATTGGTACTATTGATAAATCCAAAGTTCGTCAAACAAGAAAACTATCTTGAGAAACCAAATTTGGTACTGGCCGTAGACAATTCACGATCGGTACAATTGCTGAACGGCACTGATGCCGCAATCTCTTTTTTGGAGATGCTACGTTCGCAGAACGATTTGGGCAACCGTTTTGAGGTTTTCGACTACGCTTTTGACGCCTCTCTAACAAACAACGACAGTATTGGGTTTGACGGTAATTTTACCAATATCCATGAAGCCATTGAAAGTATTTCCCAGGCCCATGACCAAAAAAACACCGCTTTGGTGCTAATCACAGATGGAAACCAAAACCTGGGTTTTGATTACCAATACCAGCCATACGATGATAATCTGACCATATTTCCTGTAGCGGTGGGTGACACCACCCAGTACGAAGACTTTCGTGTTGAAAGGATCAATCTGAATAGATATGCCTTTTTAAACAATAAATTCCCCCTTGAGGCCAGTTTGGTGTACGAGGGTCGCGGCCCAAAGTCCACGGTGGTCCGGGTTTCGATGGACGGCCAAACCGTACATCGTGCAACCGTGTCATTTACCCCTGAGGTGAACAGCCATAACCTGAACGTGTTGTTACAGGCCAAAGATGTGGGCAATAAAACGATTACGGTTTCGATGGGTGAGCTGCCGAACGAACGAAATGTGGCCAACAATGTAAAGCAAGCTGCAATCGAAGTGGTCGATGAAAGAACAAGGGTGGCGCTTATTTCTAAGGTGCTGCATCCTGATATGGCGGCCTTGAAAAGGGCCATCGAATCAAATGAACAACGTCAGGTGTTTTTCTTAAAGCCGAATGTAAGCACATCGACCTTGGATGATTACGACGTACTTATCTTGTACCAACCCGACAACTCTTTCTCAAAGATATTTGAATACGTTGAAAATAGGGGTGTAGGAGTGTTTACCATTGCAGGGGAAAAAACCGACTGGAATTTCTTGAACGGGGCGCAAGGCAGTTATACCAAAGAAAACTTTCAGCAGACAGAAGATGTGTTCCCTGTTAAAAACGATGCCTTTCCGCTTTTCGATATCAGTGATTTTTCCGCCGCGGATCTCCCGCCGCTTAAAACTGATTTAGGAGAGCTTTTGATCATTCGACCACATGAACCGCTTTTTTTTCAACGCATTAGAGGGGTAGATTTGCCAACACCATTATTGACCCTCATTACCGAACCCAGAAAAGAGGTGTTGCTGTTGGGCAACGATATTTGGAAATGGCGTGTGGAGACCTACCGACAAAATGGTTCTTTTGAGTCTTTTGATGCCCTTATGGGCAGGTTACTTCTCAACTTGACCAGTAATACCAGTAAAAAAAGACTTACGCTGCGCTATGAACCGATATACGACGGTCAATCGAAAGCACTTATCAGCGCTTCCTATTTTGATGAGGCCTTCG
This portion of the Flagellimonas lutaonensis genome encodes:
- a CDS encoding VWA domain-containing protein, with product MQTQTILLIVLAIAISLGLAYWQYLYKAKWSKLKGGLFFLRFLGLLTVLVLLINPKFVKQENYLEKPNLVLAVDNSRSVQLLNGTDAAISFLEMLRSQNDLGNRFEVFDYAFDASLTNNDSIGFDGNFTNIHEAIESISQAHDQKNTALVLITDGNQNLGFDYQYQPYDDNLTIFPVAVGDTTQYEDFRVERINLNRYAFLNNKFPLEASLVYEGRGPKSTVVRVSMDGQTVHRATVSFTPEVNSHNLNVLLQAKDVGNKTITVSMGELPNERNVANNVKQAAIEVVDERTRVALISKVLHPDMAALKRAIESNEQRQVFFLKPNVSTSTLDDYDVLILYQPDNSFSKIFEYVENRGVGVFTIAGEKTDWNFLNGAQGSYTKENFQQTEDVFPVKNDAFPLFDISDFSAADLPPLKTDLGELLIIRPHEPLFFQRIRGVDLPTPLLTLITEPRKEVLLLGNDIWKWRVETYRQNGSFESFDALMGRLLLNLTSNTSKKRLTLRYEPIYDGQSKALISASYFDEAFVFDKNASLTLTVRNVETQASRTFPLLLKGNRYEVDLSDLDAGTYAFTVEVSGSGLSESGQFTILDFDLEAQFLSTNDHKLAQLAANTGGDVFYPDQVDELVQKLIGDQRFLPIQKGRQNIVSLIDFRILLGLLAITLAAEWFIRKYNGLL
- the fabG gene encoding 3-oxoacyl-[acyl-carrier-protein] reductase translates to MKLLEGKNVIITGASRGIGRGIAKVFAEHGANVAFTYSSSEGPAIELQDELTALGVKAKAYKSNAASYEESEKLVAQVLEDFGSIDVLINNAGITKDNLLMRMGEEDFDTVIEVNLKSVFNMTKAVQRTMLKQRKGSIINISSVVGVKGNAGQANYAASKAGMIGFTKSIALELGSRNIRCNAIAPGFIETEMTDKLDEKTVQGWRDAIPLKRGGTPEDVANACLFLASDLSAYITGQVLNVDGGMLT
- the sucD gene encoding succinate--CoA ligase subunit alpha; this encodes MSVLVNKDSKIIVQGFTGSEGTFHAEQMIEYGTNVVGGVTPGKGGQEHLGKPVFNTVAEAVAEVGADVSIIFVPPAFAADAIMEAANAGIKVIITITEGIPVADMVKAYDYIKKFDCVLVGPNCPGVITPGEAKVGIMPGFVFKKGNVGIVSKSGTLTYEAADQVVRQGLGITTAIGIGGDPIIGTTTKQAVEMLINDPETECVVMIGEIGGQLEADAANWYKESGSKKPIVGFIAGETAPAGRTMGHAGAIVGGSDDTAQAKKKIMRECGIHVVDSPADIGRKVKEVMA